The following proteins are encoded in a genomic region of Catharus ustulatus isolate bCatUst1 chromosome 4, bCatUst1.pri.v2, whole genome shotgun sequence:
- the MIOX gene encoding inositol oxygenase: MSDLQAGPDSSEEPKPGKAKTEFRNYTEGKLIDRVYNTYLLMHTHQTVEFVRRKSAQYGSCSLRRMSVMEALELLDQVVDESDPDVDFPNSFHAFQTAEGIRRAHPDKDWFHLVGLLHDLGKVLVLFGEPQWAVVGDTFPVGCKVQKSVVYGDCTFHENPDTRDPRYSTECGMYQPGCGLDNVLMSWGHDEYMYQVMKFNNFALPKEAFYMVRFHSFYPWHAHGDYGHLCSEEDQRMLPWVRELNKFDLYTKQEELPDVQQLRAYYQGLIDKYCPGQLCW; encoded by the exons ATGAGCGACCTCCAGGCG GGCCCCGACTCCTCGGAGGAGCCCAAACCCGGCAAGGCCAAGACCGAGTTCCGCAACTACACC GAGGGGAAGCTGATCGACCGCGTGTACAACACCTACCTGCTCATGCACACCCACCAGACCGTGGAGTTCGTCCGCAGGAAG agcGCGCAGTACGGCTCGTGCTCGCTGCGGAGGATGAGCGTGATGGAAGCGCTGGAGCTGCTGGACCAAGTCGTGGACGAGTCGGACCCCGACGTGGATTTCCCCAACTCCTTCCACGCCTTCCAGACGGCCGAGGGGATCCGCCGGGCGCACCCCGACAAAG ACTGGTTCCACCTCGTGGGGCTCCTGCACGACCTGGGCAAGGTGCTGGTGCTGTTCGGGGAGCCCCAG TGGGCCGTGGTCGGGGACACCTTCCCGGTGGGCTGCAAGGTGCAGAAGTCGGTGGTTTATGGGGACTGCACCTTCCACGAGAACCCCGACACCAGAGACCCCCGGTACAG CACCGAGTGCGGGATGTACCAGCCCGGCTGTGGCCTGGACAATGTCCTCATGTCCTGGGGACACGATG AGTACATGTACCAAGTGATGAAGTTCAACAACTTCGCCCTGCCCAAGgag gcCTTCTACATGGTTCGATTCCACTCCTTCTACCCCTGGCACGCCCACGGCGATTACGGGCACCTGTGCTCGGAGGAGGATCAGCGCATGCTGCCCTGGGTCCGGGAGCTCAA CAAGTTCGATCTGTACACcaagcaggaggagctgcccgACGTGCAGCAGCTCCGCGCCTACTACCAGGGGCTGATCGACAAATACTGCccggggcagctctgctggtga